A window of Eubacteriaceae bacterium ES3 contains these coding sequences:
- the xseA gene encoding exodeoxyribonuclease VII large subunit codes for MNTKALSVSDVNQYIKTLLETNSLLKNLLIQGELSNVRKSAAGHLYFSLKDQKSKLDCVMFKNAAGKLKFLPKEGQQVSLRGAIGLYLPSGQYQITVRTMEPKGQGDLYQAYLMLKDELEAKGFFSQAAKKELPEAIGRVGIVTSPTGAALQDMITIIKRRNPLMDIVVYPSLVQGPEAYKTIISGIRAFNTIQNVDVIVLARGGGSIEDLWAFNHEELAEAIYESQLPVISAVGHEIDFTIADFVADLRAPTPSGAAELVAEDQHTLIQRMIELKNRMTTSMVRQLEAHSLAVGEMNKRINRYKPINRIEDLRLRIDVTEKQIRSLVNRHLSQERILLDQYRLRIEAMNPENILKKGYILVEDENRKIVSSVKQIKPGQKLKMRLSDGRSSVEVLEVENKNGSKKN; via the coding sequence TTGAATACAAAGGCATTAAGTGTTTCAGATGTTAATCAGTATATAAAAACGCTGCTGGAAACCAACAGTCTGCTCAAAAACCTTTTAATTCAAGGCGAATTATCCAATGTGCGAAAATCGGCAGCAGGCCATCTATATTTTTCTCTAAAGGATCAGAAAAGCAAACTGGATTGCGTAATGTTCAAGAATGCGGCAGGAAAACTTAAGTTTCTACCGAAGGAAGGCCAGCAGGTCAGTCTTCGAGGAGCGATTGGACTCTATTTGCCAAGCGGTCAGTATCAGATTACCGTAAGAACCATGGAACCAAAAGGCCAGGGGGATTTATATCAGGCATATCTGATGCTTAAAGACGAACTGGAAGCAAAAGGCTTTTTTTCTCAGGCTGCAAAGAAAGAATTGCCGGAAGCCATTGGCCGGGTCGGGATAGTGACATCTCCTACCGGAGCGGCGCTTCAGGATATGATTACAATTATCAAAAGACGCAATCCCTTAATGGATATTGTTGTTTATCCCAGTTTGGTCCAGGGTCCGGAAGCCTATAAAACCATTATTTCCGGAATCAGAGCCTTTAACACGATTCAAAATGTGGATGTTATTGTACTGGCCAGAGGAGGCGGATCGATTGAAGATTTGTGGGCATTTAATCATGAAGAGCTGGCAGAGGCTATTTATGAATCACAGCTTCCAGTTATATCGGCAGTAGGGCATGAAATCGACTTCACGATTGCTGATTTTGTGGCCGACTTGCGAGCACCCACTCCATCAGGGGCGGCGGAACTGGTGGCAGAAGACCAGCATACTCTGATACAGCGGATGATTGAATTAAAAAACAGGATGACTACAAGTATGGTTCGACAATTGGAGGCTCACTCTTTAGCGGTAGGTGAAATGAATAAACGCATAAATCGCTATAAACCGATTAACAGGATTGAAGACCTGAGATTGCGAATTGACGTAACTGAAAAACAGATTCGTTCTTTAGTGAACCGTCATCTGTCGCAGGAACGGATTCTTCTTGACCAGTACAGACTGCGAATTGAGGCTATGAATCCGGAAAATATCCTTAAAAAAGGTTATATTTTAGTTGAAGATGAAAATCGGAAGATTGTTTCTTCCGTTAAACAAATAAAGCCCGGTCAGAAACTTAAAATGAGGTTATCTGATGGTCGGTCGTCAGTGGAAGTTTTAGAAGTGGAGAATAAAAATGGCAGTAAAAAAAATTAA
- the rpmE gene encoding 50S ribosomal protein L31 — MKEGIHPNYGKSVVKCACGNTFETGSVNPELKVEICSACHPFFTGKQKLVDTGGRVDRFNKRYGIKNESAE, encoded by the coding sequence ATGAAAGAAGGCATTCATCCAAATTATGGAAAATCTGTAGTGAAATGTGCATGCGGAAACACATTTGAAACTGGATCAGTTAATCCGGAATTAAAAGTTGAAATCTGTTCAGCATGCCATCCGTTTTTTACTGGTAAACAGAAACTTGTTGATACTGGTGGTCGTGTTGATCGATTTAATAAACGATACGGCATTAAAAACGAATCAGCAGAATAA
- a CDS encoding transcriptional regulator, protein MKFINEKVAYTKGLMDGLEIDGTTSEGKVLFQVMDILEDVVDALDGLTEAQEDLESYVEMVDDDLSDLEEFILDEDFDDEDDYDELDDDFYEVICPECGNVFITEFEAFEDDSVVCPECGEPFILDESVSSCCGEDGCDCHQEV, encoded by the coding sequence ATGAAATTTATTAATGAAAAAGTAGCTTACACCAAGGGTTTGATGGACGGTCTTGAGATTGATGGAACCACAAGCGAAGGTAAAGTTTTATTTCAGGTAATGGATATTCTGGAAGATGTTGTGGACGCCCTGGATGGTTTAACTGAAGCCCAGGAAGACCTGGAATCCTATGTTGAAATGGTTGATGATGATTTGTCGGATCTGGAAGAGTTTATACTTGACGAAGATTTTGACGATGAAGATGACTATGATGAACTGGATGATGATTTCTATGAGGTGATTTGTCCGGAATGCGGCAATGTTTTTATTACGGAGTTTGAAGCATTCGAGGATGATTCAGTAGTTTGCCCGGAATGTGGAGAGCCATTTATTCTCGATGAATCTGTATCCTCTTGCTGTGGAGAAGATGGTTGTGATTGCCATCAGGAAGTTTAA
- the xseB gene encoding exodeoxyribonuclease VII small subunit: MAVKKIKTRMNRLEAIAESLESEEQEIESSIKLYEEGMKLIKALNVDLDQLEGRVLQMNDEGEESVGGSDNEL; encoded by the coding sequence ATGGCAGTAAAAAAAATTAAAACCAGAATGAATCGTCTGGAGGCGATTGCTGAATCACTGGAATCGGAAGAACAGGAAATAGAAAGCTCCATTAAATTATATGAAGAAGGAATGAAATTGATTAAAGCATTAAATGTTGACCTTGATCAGTTGGAAGGACGGGTTTTACAAATGAATGATGAAGGCGAAGAAAGTGTTGGAGGTTCGGATAATGAACTTTAA
- the efp gene encoding elongation factor P produces the protein MVSAGDFKKGVTFEMDGHVFTIIEFQHVKPGKGAAFVRTKIKNVITGAVVEKSFSPTERYPKAQVETREMQYLYEDGGLYYFMDGETYEQIPLNYAQVEEAMKYLKENDNATVKSLKGVAFSVSAPNFVELEVTQTDPGFKGDTATGANKPATVETGATINVPLFVETGDVIRIDTRTGEYMERV, from the coding sequence ATGGTTTCAGCGGGTGATTTTAAAAAAGGCGTAACTTTTGAAATGGATGGTCATGTCTTTACAATTATTGAGTTTCAGCATGTAAAACCGGGAAAAGGTGCAGCCTTTGTACGAACAAAAATTAAGAATGTTATTACCGGAGCAGTAGTCGAAAAATCGTTCAGTCCTACTGAGCGTTATCCTAAAGCGCAAGTAGAAACGCGGGAAATGCAATATCTGTATGAAGACGGTGGTTTGTATTATTTTATGGACGGAGAAACTTATGAGCAGATTCCATTGAATTATGCACAGGTGGAAGAAGCCATGAAATATTTAAAGGAAAATGATAATGCGACTGTTAAATCATTAAAAGGCGTGGCCTTTTCGGTCTCTGCACCTAATTTTGTTGAGCTTGAAGTTACTCAGACAGATCCTGGATTCAAGGGAGACACTGCAACTGGTGCTAACAAACCGGCTACAGTTGAAACTGGCGCAACTATCAATGTACCTTTATTCGTTGAAACTGGTGATGTAATACGAATTGATACACGTACTGGCGAGTACATGGAAAGGGTCTAA
- the nusB gene encoding transcription antitermination factor NusB, translated as MSRKKEREYAFKGIFQLDFHPESQDFSDSVDSFLENEAMNLDYGKNVIETTKSHLQEIDGILDEYLKETWQLDRIPKIEKSILRMAICELVYIEEKVPYQVIINEAIELTKKYGDENGRKYVNGILNQLVKDGRYVCPESWD; from the coding sequence ATGAGCCGTAAAAAAGAACGGGAATACGCGTTTAAAGGTATTTTCCAATTGGATTTTCATCCAGAATCCCAGGATTTTTCTGATAGCGTGGATTCGTTTCTGGAGAATGAAGCGATGAATCTTGATTATGGAAAAAATGTGATCGAAACCACTAAATCTCATTTGCAAGAGATCGATGGAATTCTGGATGAGTATCTAAAAGAAACGTGGCAACTGGACCGAATTCCAAAGATTGAAAAATCAATTTTGCGTATGGCGATTTGCGAATTAGTTTATATAGAAGAGAAAGTTCCCTATCAGGTAATCATTAATGAAGCTATCGAACTGACTAAAAAATACGGAGATGAAAATGGCCGTAAATATGTAAATGGAATATTAAATCAACTGGTAAAGGATGGTCGGTATGTGTGCCCTGAGTCTTGGGATTGA
- a CDS encoding peptidase M22: MCALSLGIDTSNYTTSVALVDDQLNLVYQQGILLTVKQGERGLRQSDALFQHIGNLPGVLKGLRLEDEIAIICCSTRPRPVTDSYMPVFKAGESMAESLSILLNKPLIKTSHQENHIRAAIYGSGGQLMEDSFVAVHFSGGTSEILWVEKKQSGYNCEIIAKTLDLNAGQLIDRVGVLLGLSFPAGREMEKLALSADDNAEKLFSSAISDGNFHFSGQENQAKIAIEKGFDSRIIALRLFENIATTLVKSIKALKKKKAISSVLFSGGVMSNSIIRQQIESQLSGIKLYFAPGEFSRDNAIGNALLGMDEFLKTGQKQL; this comes from the coding sequence ATGTGTGCCCTGAGTCTTGGGATTGATACCAGCAACTATACGACATCGGTGGCATTGGTAGACGATCAACTTAATCTAGTATATCAACAGGGGATCCTGCTGACGGTCAAACAGGGAGAAAGAGGTTTGCGTCAGTCGGATGCTCTTTTTCAGCATATAGGCAATCTTCCCGGGGTATTAAAAGGTCTGCGGCTGGAAGATGAGATTGCGATAATCTGTTGTTCTACAAGGCCACGACCAGTAACGGATTCCTATATGCCGGTTTTTAAAGCCGGAGAAAGTATGGCTGAGAGTCTATCGATTCTATTAAACAAACCGTTAATAAAGACCAGTCATCAGGAAAACCATATTAGGGCTGCTATATATGGCAGTGGTGGGCAGTTAATGGAGGATTCCTTTGTTGCTGTTCATTTTTCAGGTGGTACTTCAGAAATTTTATGGGTAGAAAAGAAACAATCAGGTTATAATTGTGAAATTATTGCAAAGACCCTGGATTTGAATGCGGGACAATTAATTGACCGAGTTGGAGTTCTTCTGGGTTTGTCTTTCCCGGCGGGCAGAGAGATGGAAAAATTGGCGCTATCAGCGGATGATAACGCTGAGAAACTATTTTCATCGGCGATTTCAGATGGCAATTTTCATTTTTCGGGACAGGAGAATCAGGCCAAAATTGCGATAGAAAAGGGATTTGATTCCAGGATTATAGCCCTGAGATTATTTGAAAATATTGCAACAACGCTGGTTAAGTCGATAAAAGCTCTGAAAAAAAAGAAGGCGATCTCGTCCGTGCTTTTTTCAGGCGGGGTGATGTCAAATTCGATCATTAGACAGCAAATCGAGAGCCAATTGAGTGGAATAAAACTATACTTTGCACCGGGTGAGTTTTCCCGGGATAATGCCATAGGCAATGCTCTACTGGGGATGGATGAATTTCTGAAAACTGGTCAGAAACAGCTTTAA
- a CDS encoding polyprenyl synthetase family protein, with protein sequence MNFKETLKSLESEINEHLRQQFDQHFDCPEVILDAMHYSLFAGGKRLRPILMLETCRCMEGDEALIWPLVMGMEMIHTYSLIHDDLPAMDDDDYRRGKLTNHKVYGDAMAILAGDALLNYAVETMLEGSKNLTGDTLVRYIRAVRIIMGASGILGMIGGQVADLQSENMVIGIDELDYIHLHKTAALLEASVQAACIIADAEPATQGRLISYSHRIGLAFQIVDDILDVEGDEKILGKPIGSDEKNHKSTFVSLYGLEASKLKVSELEKEAIEMVKPIGERTEFLRKLAHYICSRNQ encoded by the coding sequence ATGAACTTTAAGGAGACGCTGAAAAGCCTTGAATCCGAGATAAATGAACATTTGAGACAACAGTTTGATCAGCACTTTGACTGTCCGGAGGTCATTCTTGACGCTATGCATTACAGTCTCTTTGCTGGCGGAAAGCGGTTGCGTCCGATTCTGATGCTGGAAACCTGTCGTTGTATGGAAGGGGATGAAGCTCTTATCTGGCCGCTGGTAATGGGAATGGAGATGATCCATACCTATTCACTGATTCATGATGATCTGCCCGCTATGGATGATGATGATTATCGTCGGGGAAAGCTGACGAATCATAAGGTTTATGGCGATGCAATGGCGATTTTGGCCGGCGACGCCCTTCTTAATTATGCGGTTGAAACCATGCTTGAAGGGAGCAAGAATTTAACTGGTGATACTCTGGTCAGATATATCCGGGCGGTTCGGATTATTATGGGAGCTTCAGGTATTTTAGGGATGATTGGTGGTCAGGTAGCAGATCTTCAAAGTGAGAACATGGTGATCGGGATTGACGAGCTCGATTATATCCATCTGCACAAAACTGCAGCTCTTTTGGAGGCCAGTGTTCAGGCTGCCTGTATTATTGCCGATGCAGAACCAGCTACCCAAGGCAGATTAATCAGTTACAGTCACCGGATTGGTCTGGCTTTTCAGATTGTTGATGACATCCTTGACGTTGAAGGTGATGAGAAAATATTAGGCAAACCAATCGGGAGCGATGAAAAGAATCATAAATCAACTTTTGTCAGTCTTTATGGTCTGGAAGCTTCAAAATTAAAAGTGAGTGAACTGGAAAAAGAAGCGATAGAGATGGTCAAACCCATCGGTGAGCGGACAGAATTTTTGAGGAAGCTGGCGCATTATATTTGCAGTCGAAATCAGTAA
- the prmC gene encoding peptide chain release factor N(5)-glutamine methyltransferase: MTVGEILKEARQILMKAGIENCGFEAEVLASQVFKKDRVFFYTHNDAQVTEEEKVAYLSLTKRRAAHEPVAYILKNKEFMGLNFYVDKNVLIPRPDTEPMVEALINWLKEKETDNIKVLDLCTGSGAIGICLKSFCPQIEIALSDYSEVALEVAGKNAKDLVAGNVKLYWSDLFENIPAEEEFDLIVSNPPYIPTGDIKKLSQDITEYEPGMALDGGESGLVFYRRITDEADKFLKPGGLLALEIGDHQEEDVTELLKGKGFCEIESICDLTGLVRAITAKNPGSS; encoded by the coding sequence ATGACAGTCGGGGAAATATTGAAAGAAGCGCGCCAGATTTTAATGAAGGCAGGAATTGAAAACTGTGGTTTTGAGGCTGAAGTGCTGGCTTCACAAGTATTTAAAAAGGATCGTGTTTTTTTCTATACCCACAATGATGCTCAGGTTACTGAAGAAGAAAAAGTGGCCTACTTATCATTGACAAAAAGGCGTGCGGCCCATGAGCCAGTTGCCTACATTCTAAAAAATAAAGAATTTATGGGGCTAAACTTTTATGTGGATAAAAATGTTTTAATCCCCAGACCAGATACGGAGCCCATGGTAGAAGCCCTAATAAACTGGTTGAAAGAAAAAGAAACTGACAATATTAAAGTTCTGGATCTTTGCACTGGTAGTGGAGCGATTGGTATTTGTCTTAAATCTTTTTGTCCACAAATTGAAATCGCGCTAAGCGATTATTCAGAGGTGGCACTCGAAGTTGCCGGGAAGAATGCAAAAGATCTGGTTGCTGGCAATGTCAAACTATATTGGTCCGATCTCTTTGAAAATATTCCAGCAGAAGAGGAATTTGATCTAATTGTTTCTAATCCACCTTATATTCCGACTGGGGATATTAAAAAGCTGTCTCAGGATATTACAGAATATGAACCGGGAATGGCTTTAGACGGCGGTGAAAGCGGACTTGTTTTTTACAGACGTATTACAGATGAAGCAGATAAATTTTTAAAACCAGGTGGCTTGCTGGCCCTGGAAATTGGCGATCATCAGGAAGAAGACGTCACTGAATTACTTAAAGGCAAGGGGTTTTGTGAGATTGAGAGTATCTGTGATCTTACCGGATTAGTACGGGCGATTACGGCGAAAAACCCCGGTTCTTCCTAA
- a CDS encoding Asp23/Gls24 family envelope stress response protein has protein sequence MKNNPVFDVTDEMISSIVSLSATGVNGVERISLRITDEIMDKLSITNTLKGIKISRENEGLTIWVYLITEPGVEIVKVSKEVQKKVKLAVESMAGIAVIAVNVRIEGSGM, from the coding sequence ATGAAGAACAATCCGGTTTTTGATGTAACAGATGAAATGATCAGCTCCATAGTCAGTCTTTCGGCGACTGGCGTAAACGGTGTTGAGCGGATTTCCCTGCGCATTACTGATGAAATTATGGATAAGCTGTCCATCACCAATACATTAAAAGGGATAAAAATCAGTCGCGAAAATGAAGGCCTCACGATCTGGGTATACCTGATTACTGAACCTGGTGTCGAGATTGTTAAAGTTTCAAAAGAGGTTCAGAAAAAGGTGAAGCTGGCTGTTGAGTCAATGGCTGGTATTGCTGTTATTGCTGTAAATGTACGTATTGAAGGATCTGGAATGTAG